One region of Agrobacterium tumefaciens genomic DNA includes:
- the choW gene encoding choline ABC transporter permease subunit gives MEWLSAPENRLPVGRYAKEAIDWLTGNLAFFFDWLSFIFQSVINALLYVLQAPHPLVIVAIVTALSAWTRRSVGMPVFTALGLLFIINLGYWKATTETLALVLASSAVCMIIGIPLGILAARRKWIYAGMRPVLDLMQTIPTFVYLIPALVLFGLGMVPGLIATVIFAIPAPVRLTRLGIVSTPPALVEAAIAFGATPSQVLRKVELPFAAPQIMAGLTQTIMLSLSMVVISALVGANGLGVPVVRALNTVNIAMGFEAGLCIVILAIVLDRLFRLPGTEHDL, from the coding sequence CCGTCGGCCGATATGCCAAGGAGGCCATTGACTGGCTGACCGGCAATCTCGCTTTTTTCTTCGATTGGCTTTCTTTCATTTTCCAAAGCGTCATTAACGCCCTGCTTTACGTTTTGCAGGCGCCGCATCCGCTGGTCATCGTCGCGATTGTGACGGCTCTTTCAGCCTGGACAAGGCGGTCGGTCGGCATGCCGGTCTTTACGGCGCTTGGTCTGCTGTTCATCATCAATCTGGGGTACTGGAAGGCGACGACGGAAACGCTGGCGCTCGTTCTCGCCTCCAGCGCGGTCTGCATGATCATCGGCATACCGCTTGGAATACTGGCGGCGCGGCGCAAATGGATCTATGCCGGCATGCGCCCGGTGCTGGATTTGATGCAGACCATTCCGACCTTCGTCTATCTCATTCCGGCGCTAGTGCTGTTCGGCCTCGGCATGGTTCCCGGGCTTATCGCCACCGTCATCTTCGCAATTCCCGCGCCCGTGCGCCTGACCCGTCTCGGCATCGTTTCGACGCCGCCGGCGCTGGTAGAAGCGGCCATCGCCTTCGGTGCCACGCCGTCGCAGGTTCTGCGCAAGGTGGAGCTTCCCTTCGCTGCGCCGCAGATCATGGCAGGTCTTACCCAGACGATCATGCTTTCGCTTTCGATGGTGGTCATCTCCGCCCTCGTCGGCGCCAACGGCCTAGGGGTGCCGGTGGTACGCGCATTGAACACCGTCAACATCGCCATGGGCTTCGAAGCTGGGTTGTGCATCGTCATATTGGCGATCGTTCTCGACCGACTTTTCCGCCTTCCCGGCACGGAGCATGATCTATGA